In Xenorhabdus nematophila ATCC 19061, one DNA window encodes the following:
- the murQ gene encoding N-acetylmuramic acid 6-phosphate etherase, which translates to MLKIDLSNMVTESRNPASSEIDQLSTLDMLRVINDEDKKVAIAVENVLPQIACVVDKVAEAFQQGGRLIYSGAGTSGRLGILDASECPPTYGTKPEQVVGLIAGGHQAILKAVENAEDNRQLGTDDLKRLHFNQQDILVGIAASGRTPYVLGTIEYAKSVGATVACISCNPDSPMTQLADIAVTPVVGPEVVTGSSRMKAGTAQKLVLNMITTGAMIRIGKVYGNLMVDVAATNAKLIERQKNIVMAATECSRETAEKALYACGGHCKTAIVMILSDISAEEAGTLLEKHQGFIRPAILKNR; encoded by the coding sequence ATGCTAAAAATAGACTTAAGCAATATGGTGACAGAAAGTCGCAACCCCGCCAGTTCTGAAATCGATCAATTATCAACCCTCGATATGCTGCGAGTAATCAATGACGAAGATAAGAAAGTGGCTATCGCGGTTGAAAACGTGCTCCCACAAATTGCCTGCGTAGTTGATAAAGTCGCCGAGGCATTTCAACAGGGCGGTCGCTTAATCTATAGCGGAGCGGGAACATCCGGGCGTTTAGGTATTCTGGATGCCAGTGAATGCCCACCAACTTATGGCACAAAACCAGAACAAGTGGTCGGTTTAATTGCCGGCGGACATCAAGCCATCCTGAAAGCGGTCGAAAATGCAGAAGATAATCGGCAATTAGGCACAGATGATCTTAAGAGACTACACTTTAATCAACAGGATATTCTGGTGGGGATCGCCGCCAGTGGCCGGACGCCTTATGTACTGGGCACGATAGAATACGCGAAATCAGTTGGCGCTACCGTAGCCTGTATCAGTTGTAATCCTGACAGCCCGATGACGCAATTGGCAGATATTGCGGTTACGCCCGTGGTAGGGCCTGAAGTGGTGACCGGCTCTTCCCGCATGAAAGCCGGAACAGCACAGAAACTGGTACTGAATATGATTACAACAGGTGCCATGATCCGCATTGGCAAGGTATATGGTAACTTGATGGTTGATGTGGCAGCCACGAATGCTAAATTAATCGAACGCCAGAAAAATATTGTTATGGCCGCCACTGAGTGCAGCAGAGAAACCGCAGAAAAAGCCCTGTACGCCTGCGGTGGTCATTGCAAAACCGCAATCGTGATGATTTTATCGGATATCAGTGCCGAAGAAGCCGGAACGTTACTGGAAAAGCACCAAGGGTTTATTCGGCCGGCTATCTTAAAAAACCGATAA